In Leptospira harrisiae, a genomic segment contains:
- a CDS encoding valine--pyruvate transaminase, whose product MTPMMDSPSSLWASRLRQNQGIRSLMEDLGQVTGHPEEILLGGGNPAHIPDAEAIFAECFRELANDPCLSALLGDYQAPIGNDRFRSLAAESLSPLLGASLTKDNIAFFNGSQNAYSYLLNIHSGKMKDGSFKKILLPIVPEYIGYADQSIEADAFYATEPEVISTGKHRFRYGLNKTKFDLSEIGCVALSRPTNPTGNILSNNDIEWMEEKTKKQNLPLLIDLAYGNPFPNLIGSEEPVHYQEGRTLSLSFSKIGLPGVRLGIIVSNPDTIETLSSYAAVGNLAVGNLGVYMMDILFRKDILKDLSKNVLRPFYDKKRELAVSIFESEFQKQGVEYEIHEPMGGFFLWIRFPKLTVNNHKLYHLCKDKRLFIVSGHYFFPGLNSDFSHTQDCIRLTYCRPEEELARGAHILAEIVASKQTKSK is encoded by the coding sequence ATGACCCCCATGATGGATTCTCCCTCTTCCCTTTGGGCCAGCCGCCTCCGCCAAAACCAAGGAATCCGCTCCCTGATGGAGGATTTGGGCCAAGTGACAGGCCACCCGGAGGAAATACTCCTAGGCGGAGGAAATCCTGCCCACATCCCAGACGCTGAGGCAATTTTTGCCGAATGTTTTCGTGAACTGGCAAATGACCCGTGCCTTTCGGCCCTTCTTGGCGATTACCAAGCTCCGATCGGGAATGATCGTTTTCGTTCCCTTGCTGCGGAATCCCTATCCCCTCTTTTAGGTGCGAGTCTTACCAAAGACAATATTGCTTTTTTTAACGGCAGTCAAAATGCCTATTCCTATTTACTCAACATCCATTCGGGAAAAATGAAAGATGGGAGTTTTAAAAAAATTCTTTTGCCAATTGTTCCAGAATACATCGGTTATGCGGATCAGTCCATTGAGGCTGATGCATTTTATGCAACCGAACCAGAAGTCATATCAACAGGAAAACATAGATTTCGGTATGGGTTAAACAAAACAAAATTTGATCTTTCTGAAATTGGTTGTGTGGCCCTGTCTCGTCCCACAAATCCCACAGGAAATATTTTATCGAACAACGACATTGAATGGATGGAAGAAAAAACCAAAAAACAAAATCTTCCCCTTCTCATTGATTTAGCCTATGGAAATCCATTTCCCAATTTGATTGGATCGGAAGAACCAGTCCATTACCAAGAAGGAAGGACTCTCTCCCTTAGTTTTTCCAAAATAGGACTCCCTGGGGTTCGATTAGGAATCATTGTTTCGAATCCCGATACAATAGAAACCCTATCATCGTATGCTGCTGTAGGGAATCTCGCTGTGGGAAATTTAGGTGTTTATATGATGGACATTCTCTTTCGTAAGGACATCCTCAAAGACCTCTCAAAAAACGTCTTACGTCCGTTTTATGACAAAAAAAGAGAGCTGGCTGTTTCTATTTTTGAATCAGAATTTCAGAAACAGGGAGTCGAATATGAAATCCATGAACCAATGGGTGGCTTTTTCCTTTGGATACGTTTCCCCAAGTTAACAGTAAACAATCACAAACTTTACCACCTTTGTAAAGATAAACGCCTCTTCATTGTCTCAGGACATTATTTCTTTCCAGGGTTAAACTCAGATTTTTCGCATACCCAAGATTGCATACGTTTGACATATTGTCGTCCTGAAGAAGAATTAGCCAGGGGAGCCCATATCCTTGCGGAGATTGTGGCCTCTAAGCAAACGAAATCCAAATGA
- a CDS encoding DegT/DnrJ/EryC1/StrS family aminotransferase: MSTETIQRPVRKEKDIEFFKPTLSREDLKGVLECLVDEHLSTGEIVERFEKTFCHTFKIKHAISSNSLTSAYHLALLALGVKAGDSVLLSSYAPISALDAIFLLQAKPVLVDLKRNSFHPCPEEFLRKKNESGARFALFDHGFGSLIRITDYSIEGLEVVEDFTEAIGATSETITVGKQSKIAICGLSAENIITTGNGAMIITSEVSLSNAVKSYKSGSSAKRNFGEPKYDYNLVDYQAALGIEQLSKLGVILERKKKIASAYLQAVQNSRLETYFQNPTEDTFQRFPIVVSGQNHEEIQRYFKSIHIGTQKTVEEPLHRVLEENHLEFPNAERLFQRGHCIPIYPNLTKDNVQRIATAIRRIY, translated from the coding sequence ATGAGCACCGAAACAATACAAAGACCTGTTCGAAAAGAAAAAGATATCGAATTTTTTAAACCTACCCTTTCGAGGGAAGACCTGAAAGGTGTTTTAGAATGTCTCGTGGACGAACACCTTTCTACTGGTGAAATCGTAGAAAGATTTGAGAAAACGTTTTGCCACACCTTCAAAATCAAACATGCCATTTCTTCTAATTCTCTCACATCGGCATATCATCTAGCATTACTCGCATTAGGTGTAAAAGCGGGTGATTCCGTTTTACTTTCTAGTTATGCACCGATTTCGGCATTGGATGCCATTTTTCTTTTGCAAGCAAAACCTGTGCTTGTGGATTTGAAACGAAATTCCTTTCATCCATGTCCGGAAGAATTCCTTCGCAAAAAAAATGAATCCGGTGCACGTTTTGCACTTTTTGATCATGGTTTTGGATCACTCATTCGCATTACAGATTATTCCATCGAAGGTTTGGAAGTGGTAGAAGACTTTACAGAAGCCATCGGAGCTACTTCAGAAACGATCACGGTAGGCAAACAATCCAAAATTGCAATATGTGGACTTAGTGCTGAGAACATCATCACCACTGGTAATGGTGCCATGATCATCACTTCTGAAGTTTCGCTTTCCAATGCAGTAAAATCTTATAAGTCGGGATCATCCGCCAAACGTAACTTTGGTGAACCTAAGTATGATTACAATTTGGTGGATTACCAAGCGGCTTTAGGAATTGAACAACTCTCTAAATTGGGTGTCATCTTAGAACGTAAGAAAAAAATTGCCTCTGCGTATTTACAAGCAGTACAAAATTCTAGATTAGAAACTTATTTCCAAAATCCAACAGAAGATACCTTCCAAAGATTTCCTATTGTTGTTTCTGGCCAAAACCATGAAGAGATCCAAAGATATTTTAAATCCATCCATATTGGAACACAAAAAACGGTAGAAGAACCTCTGCACCGCGTTTTGGAAGAAAATCATTTGGAGTTCCCGAATGCAGAGCGACTCTTCCAAAGAGGGCATTGTATCCCTATTTATCCTAACCTAACAAAAGATAATGTACAACGGATTGCGACTGCCATCCGACGAATCTATTGA
- a CDS encoding NADase-type glycan-binding domain-containing protein — translation MSFLNPKTYLLIIAICLPLFAEPLNPPSVTSSSQLQPKSKKYTPVFAMDGKLKTSWVEGANGEGIGETLQIKYKTPISFRSLSIYNGFGDPKLWAANNRIKKLKISTEDGNEEVVTLKDSLSLQMIEFKSELRAKEISLTIQEVYKGTNTENTAIAELVFNSEQAGSALIPPKNTWAIGKWKTKSNIARIQLHNDGTCEMGYETAKMLCTWTEKGDKVIVSLEATLPLTNTDILEIKRRGNPSDPILEINEKHEFFSNRDGV, via the coding sequence ATGTCTTTTCTAAATCCCAAAACATACTTATTAATAATCGCCATCTGTCTGCCCCTTTTTGCAGAACCACTCAATCCTCCGAGTGTCACTTCTTCGAGCCAACTCCAACCAAAATCAAAAAAATACACTCCCGTATTTGCAATGGATGGAAAACTCAAAACCAGTTGGGTCGAAGGGGCAAATGGGGAAGGTATCGGAGAAACCTTACAAATCAAATACAAAACACCGATTAGTTTCCGTTCCTTATCCATCTATAACGGGTTTGGTGATCCAAAACTTTGGGCTGCCAACAACAGAATCAAAAAACTAAAAATTTCAACAGAGGATGGCAACGAAGAAGTAGTCACTTTGAAAGATAGTTTGTCACTCCAAATGATCGAATTCAAATCCGAACTTCGTGCCAAAGAAATTTCTCTTACCATCCAAGAGGTTTATAAAGGGACCAATACAGAAAACACTGCCATTGCAGAACTTGTTTTCAATTCAGAACAAGCAGGTTCGGCGCTCATCCCTCCAAAAAATACTTGGGCCATAGGAAAGTGGAAAACAAAATCCAATATAGCAAGAATCCAACTGCATAATGATGGAACATGTGAGATGGGTTATGAAACTGCAAAAATGTTGTGCACTTGGACAGAAAAAGGGGACAAAGTCATTGTTAGTTTAGAGGCAACCCTTCCCCTCACCAACACAGATATTTTAGAAATCAAACGACGAGGAAATCCATCGGATCCAATCCTTGAGATCAACGAAAAACATGAGTTTTTTTCCAATAGGGATGGAGTTTAA
- the cutA gene encoding divalent-cation tolerance protein CutA, whose protein sequence is MNESWEFCTVYVTFSTEEEAKKITNQVVSERLAACANTIKGMDSVYIWKGKIEESSEIVCLFKTTKDKLNQLTHRIKELHSYDTPCIVVWPIVSGNPDYLDWIRNSL, encoded by the coding sequence ATGAATGAGTCATGGGAATTCTGCACAGTCTACGTTACTTTTTCCACAGAAGAAGAAGCAAAAAAAATAACCAATCAAGTTGTCAGCGAACGACTTGCGGCTTGTGCCAATACCATCAAAGGTATGGATTCTGTTTACATTTGGAAAGGCAAAATTGAAGAGTCTTCTGAAATTGTATGTTTATTCAAAACAACAAAGGATAAGTTAAATCAATTAACGCATAGGATCAAAGAATTACATTCTTATGATACTCCCTGCATTGTGGTATGGCCAATAGTTTCTGGGAATCCTGACTATTTGGATTGGATTCGGAATTCTTTATAG
- a CDS encoding glutathione S-transferase family protein, whose protein sequence is MSSTLYTFPISHFSEKARWGLDLAHYPYELKPLVPGQHIQTLKPLVNDLYVPVLETDSGVIQGSGNIIDLVEEKAFGHKASPEEKLMEEKIDSHIGKSLQTLLYHFILDYPEIVGKLFLLTPSKVSEPVGPPEHFELIALSLKRRYKITPKNLEVVKQLLDECSKELIEIYKTRKFFNGTSFGRVDLTMASLMGMLAEPKDSPAYPWFASVQMPESFLTWRKELGFELIFDRIGEFYKEFRIQSK, encoded by the coding sequence ATGAGTTCAACCTTATATACTTTTCCAATCTCACATTTTTCTGAAAAAGCAAGGTGGGGATTAGACCTTGCCCATTATCCTTATGAACTAAAACCATTGGTTCCAGGGCAACACATCCAAACCCTAAAGCCACTTGTAAATGATTTGTATGTGCCAGTTTTAGAAACAGATTCAGGCGTGATTCAAGGTTCAGGCAATATTATTGATTTAGTGGAAGAAAAGGCATTTGGCCATAAAGCTTCACCAGAAGAAAAACTGATGGAGGAAAAGATCGATTCACATATTGGGAAAAGTTTACAAACCTTATTGTATCACTTCATACTAGATTATCCAGAAATCGTAGGAAAATTGTTTTTATTAACCCCAAGTAAAGTAAGTGAACCAGTGGGACCACCAGAACATTTTGAATTGATTGCTCTCTCTCTCAAAAGAAGATATAAAATCACACCTAAAAACTTAGAAGTTGTAAAACAATTGTTAGATGAATGTTCTAAAGAATTAATCGAAATTTACAAAACTCGAAAATTCTTTAACGGAACTTCCTTCGGAAGAGTGGATCTTACCATGGCAAGTCTTATGGGAATGTTAGCTGAACCAAAGGACTCACCTGCCTATCCTTGGTTTGCTTCTGTTCAAATGCCGGAGTCGTTTCTCACTTGGCGTAAAGAATTAGGGTTTGAATTGATATTCGATAGAATCGGAGAGTTCTATAAAGAATTCCGAATCCAATCCAAATAG
- a CDS encoding M23 family metallopeptidase produces the protein MRFGIFILFLISPLGILIAKDHSEFCSMDRLCVIYVQDKTGVDIFFQNKIAIKETATTLSVNAISKNMKSNIKLPLVTVIQGSKRKKLFRLTVKKPNKRWVYQIKYKWILGNFSVHHNPKTVYDLPFDKGMKVRVYQGYKGTKSHQGDNRYSIDFGLKEGDLITAARDGIVIDTEQKNNEGGFEIKYIHSANYVKILHDDGTIGQYAHLRYMGVLVKRGQRVVSGSPIGYAGSTGFSDGPHLHFEVYKPTPHLRKKTIPTKFRTESSDSEALAEGQLHWRREPVEPVVKTVSDTEEIQICDSVQNLEKLGCSTTTFTKGSPLYFYVPLLKPSRYKIQISVRKNGTTISKLYNWETNPEWWDTFLDVQLEDPLESLEGDWTAVISIDGVIQKEMQFQITGVM, from the coding sequence ATGAGATTTGGCATATTCATTCTATTTTTAATTTCTCCCTTGGGAATTTTGATTGCCAAAGATCATTCGGAGTTCTGTTCCATGGACAGACTTTGTGTTATTTATGTTCAGGACAAAACAGGGGTGGACATATTCTTTCAGAATAAAATCGCAATCAAGGAAACAGCTACAACTTTATCGGTGAATGCAATTTCTAAGAATATGAAAAGTAATATCAAACTTCCACTTGTGACAGTCATTCAGGGATCCAAAAGGAAAAAACTTTTCCGACTTACTGTAAAGAAACCAAACAAACGTTGGGTCTATCAAATTAAATACAAATGGATTCTAGGTAATTTTTCAGTTCATCATAACCCTAAAACAGTTTACGATTTACCTTTTGACAAAGGAATGAAGGTCCGAGTTTACCAAGGATATAAGGGCACAAAAAGTCATCAGGGTGACAACCGTTATTCAATTGATTTTGGATTGAAGGAAGGAGATTTGATCACTGCAGCCAGGGATGGAATTGTCATTGATACTGAACAAAAAAATAACGAAGGTGGATTTGAAATCAAATACATTCATTCAGCTAATTATGTAAAAATACTTCATGACGATGGAACGATTGGGCAATATGCACACTTACGTTATATGGGTGTTCTTGTTAAACGTGGGCAACGAGTTGTATCTGGATCACCCATTGGTTACGCAGGTAGCACTGGATTTAGCGATGGACCCCACCTTCATTTTGAAGTTTATAAACCAACTCCCCATTTAAGAAAAAAAACCATTCCGACAAAATTTCGAACAGAATCTTCCGATTCGGAAGCTCTTGCGGAAGGACAACTCCATTGGAGGAGGGAACCGGTGGAACCAGTGGTCAAAACCGTTTCCGATACAGAGGAAATCCAAATTTGTGATTCGGTTCAAAACTTGGAAAAATTGGGATGTTCAACCACAACATTTACCAAAGGTTCTCCACTTTACTTTTATGTTCCTCTTTTAAAACCATCTCGTTACAAGATACAAATTTCCGTTCGTAAAAATGGTACGACTATTTCTAAATTGTATAATTGGGAGACAAATCCTGAATGGTGGGATACCTTTTTGGATGTCCAATTGGAAGATCCTTTAGAATCATTAGAAGGTGATTGGACGGCGGTAATCTCAATAGACGGAGTAATTCAAAAAGAAATGCAGTTTCAGATAACGGGTGTAATGTGA
- a CDS encoding M23 family metallopeptidase, producing MKNCFLVFILFISFLSFDLVAEPTDTDNCISEYVCFIVKDFENGFDLYIKNRNPEIYPVNSVMVNVTVKNFKPTHTFPQYLVLKGSESVFVSKFVLEDNTKPTFTSFAVHVMFGDRESIHDDSVTYLLPFPVGIRSRVAQAYNGEFSHIGNLKYSVDFILPVGTPILAARKGQVVAVVSKFSEGGVRKDLLTKANYIIILHDDGTLGNYAHLMKDGVLVKVGNFVEAGQMIGYSGNTGFTQGPHLHFEVHKPTRQLEVTTIPTVFKTQNSERETLSQFYLYWHPKPGEEPLRGDILDEDIRLCKFNVRGEKIRCGESSFRLGENYAIQFEFAKPKNQEIEINITKDNNSVEPFYHKWKTQNYLDSDSRFFLIPKNKEFIGRWKMRVRINGEEKKILFFEVNA from the coding sequence GTGAAAAATTGTTTTTTAGTTTTTATTTTATTTATTTCATTTCTCAGTTTTGATTTAGTTGCTGAGCCGACAGACACTGACAATTGTATTTCCGAATATGTCTGTTTTATTGTAAAAGATTTTGAGAATGGATTTGATTTATATATCAAAAACCGAAACCCAGAGATATATCCCGTCAATTCTGTGATGGTCAACGTCACAGTAAAAAATTTTAAACCAACGCATACTTTTCCACAATATTTAGTTTTAAAAGGAAGCGAGTCGGTTTTTGTTTCTAAATTTGTTTTAGAAGATAATACAAAACCTACATTCACATCCTTTGCTGTTCACGTAATGTTTGGTGATCGGGAAAGTATACATGATGATTCGGTGACGTATCTATTGCCATTTCCTGTAGGAATTCGTTCTCGTGTCGCCCAAGCCTATAACGGTGAATTTTCCCATATTGGAAATTTGAAATACTCTGTTGATTTTATTTTGCCAGTTGGAACTCCCATTTTAGCAGCAAGAAAAGGCCAAGTAGTTGCAGTGGTATCTAAGTTTAGTGAAGGTGGAGTCCGAAAAGATTTATTAACTAAAGCAAATTATATTATTATTTTGCATGATGATGGTACTTTGGGAAATTATGCCCACTTAATGAAGGACGGAGTTTTAGTAAAGGTTGGTAATTTTGTAGAGGCTGGCCAAATGATCGGTTATTCAGGTAACACTGGTTTTACGCAAGGTCCACATTTACATTTTGAAGTTCACAAACCCACTCGCCAATTGGAAGTCACAACTATTCCTACTGTATTCAAAACTCAAAATTCAGAACGAGAAACGTTATCTCAGTTTTACTTATATTGGCATCCAAAACCTGGAGAAGAACCTCTTCGGGGAGATATTTTGGATGAGGACATCCGTTTGTGTAAATTCAATGTGCGTGGTGAAAAAATTCGCTGTGGAGAATCTTCCTTTCGATTGGGCGAAAACTACGCGATTCAATTTGAATTTGCAAAACCGAAGAACCAAGAAATTGAAATTAATATCACAAAGGATAATAATTCCGTAGAACCTTTTTACCATAAATGGAAAACCCAAAATTATTTGGATTCAGATAGTCGTTTTTTTTTGATTCCAAAAAACAAGGAATTTATAGGTCGCTGGAAGATGCGGGTGCGGATCAACGGCGAAGAAAAAAAGATTCTTTTTTTTGAAGTCAATGCGTAA
- a CDS encoding DUF2237 family protein translates to MEMDESLNVLGGPLVPCSTQPLTGFFRDGCCNTSDDDIGSHTVCVLATEEFLESQKQSGNDLITPWPQYAFPGVKPGERWCLCASRWLEAYRNGVAPNVFLESTHKRALEIVPLELLERFAADDFD, encoded by the coding sequence ATGGAAATGGATGAATCGTTAAATGTGCTAGGTGGACCTCTCGTTCCGTGTTCCACTCAACCTCTCACTGGTTTTTTCCGAGATGGATGTTGTAATACTTCCGATGATGACATCGGTTCACATACTGTTTGTGTTCTTGCTACTGAAGAATTTTTAGAATCTCAAAAACAAAGTGGAAATGATCTCATTACACCTTGGCCACAATATGCTTTTCCTGGAGTGAAACCTGGGGAACGTTGGTGTCTCTGCGCTTCCAGATGGTTGGAAGCTTATCGTAATGGGGTAGCTCCCAATGTATTTTTGGAATCTACCCACAAACGAGCGTTAGAGATTGTGCCTTTGGAACTTCTTGAAAGATTTGCCGCCGATGACTTTGACTAG
- a CDS encoding SH3 domain-containing protein — MSTYLLKKNTIPFEKRSTQGTLFPIFSTMSGYKFLLYILIIFFVFPIYPENHWDQYIHEKKINSTYHIFGDNVNIRDSNNINAKVLKKLSIGDSVKILTKTNQILEQNSVKEYWYEVQSGKDIGYVWGGLLSDYSFEWNDKIILCRNLGIQLGKLELKLIQNNQLLANGTWTVGPISNEGWDHNIYQPSSFSPSPVAVFGLRYFIFSEIEYGYTNEQIFTIDKDSKFVSQFSWNPGACDPPSCAESWLVFPNENLIADKKINRKVTKGKPNTIIELTHSFEIDDESSHEYYQSEYNWNGTIFQKKENQ, encoded by the coding sequence TTGTCGACCTATCTCCTTAAGAAAAATACCATTCCTTTTGAAAAGAGATCGACTCAAGGGACTCTGTTCCCTATTTTTTCCACTATGTCGGGTTACAAATTTTTACTCTACATTCTAATAATTTTTTTTGTTTTTCCCATCTATCCTGAAAATCACTGGGATCAATATATACATGAAAAAAAAATCAATTCCACCTATCATATATTTGGTGATAACGTCAATATTAGAGATTCTAACAACATAAATGCAAAAGTTTTAAAAAAACTTTCAATTGGTGATTCTGTCAAAATTCTCACAAAAACGAACCAAATTTTGGAACAGAATTCAGTGAAAGAATACTGGTATGAAGTCCAATCTGGAAAAGATATTGGATATGTTTGGGGAGGATTACTCTCGGACTATTCTTTTGAATGGAATGACAAAATTATATTGTGTCGAAACTTAGGCATTCAATTAGGAAAACTCGAATTAAAATTAATACAAAACAACCAATTATTAGCCAATGGTACTTGGACTGTGGGACCGATTAGCAATGAAGGTTGGGACCACAACATCTACCAACCATCATCTTTTTCACCGAGCCCTGTAGCAGTGTTTGGCTTAAGGTATTTTATATTCTCTGAAATAGAATACGGATATACAAACGAACAAATATTTACAATAGACAAAGATTCAAAATTTGTTTCACAATTTTCTTGGAACCCTGGTGCTTGTGATCCTCCTTCATGTGCGGAATCTTGGCTTGTTTTTCCAAACGAAAATTTAATTGCAGATAAAAAAATCAATCGCAAGGTTACAAAAGGCAAACCCAATACAATCATCGAACTAACTCATAGTTTTGAAATCGATGACGAAAGTTCTCATGAGTACTACCAATCCGAATACAATTGGAATGGAACTATTTTTCAAAAAAAGGAAAATCAATAA
- a CDS encoding thiolase family protein produces the protein MKVTQKIVLAAPARTPFAQIGKALSQYSGHHLGKIVGEEVMKRSGLKPTDIDGVIVGEGFSNAPNSARVIANLLGLPMEIPCLTVANNCVSGLEAVAEATRRISLGEGKVFLVIGEESQTSMPFVVKNARLNKKTNSLDSLVKLLPNDLPEGVELRDTLEDGLGDGETSFGMQVTAEILAQNYALPRETQDKVAYESFKRAFDATQEGRYKPYIMEVKDDEGNMLQADEAVLLREGLVKNPTRMGRAMLLFDNPQMKFDQFKEKYSKYLKKSHGPTLSIFNASPRSDGAAGIIVASEEAAKKLGLTAKAYVNGFNMRGVDPNLMGLGQAEATIALLGETGDKIENIDIIEIHEAFAATAVAALEEIKSRTGLDWEKKFDEKKINPNGGSISIGHPFGATGVRLLHNAIMDFEENKDVKKVLVTACAHGGIAGSMIVERA, from the coding sequence ATGAAAGTAACACAAAAGATAGTACTCGCAGCACCTGCACGAACTCCTTTTGCTCAAATTGGAAAGGCACTCTCGCAGTACTCTGGTCACCACCTTGGTAAAATCGTTGGTGAAGAAGTAATGAAACGCAGTGGTTTGAAACCTACTGATATTGACGGTGTAATCGTGGGAGAAGGTTTTTCTAACGCACCAAACTCTGCACGTGTGATTGCAAACTTACTTGGACTTCCTATGGAAATTCCTTGCCTTACTGTTGCAAACAACTGTGTATCTGGTTTGGAAGCAGTTGCGGAAGCCACTCGCCGTATTTCCCTTGGTGAAGGAAAAGTTTTCCTCGTCATTGGGGAAGAGTCGCAAACTTCTATGCCTTTTGTTGTAAAAAATGCGCGTCTTAACAAAAAAACAAACAGCTTAGACTCTCTTGTAAAACTTCTTCCAAACGACCTTCCTGAAGGTGTGGAACTTCGTGATACACTCGAAGACGGACTTGGCGATGGCGAAACTTCTTTCGGTATGCAAGTAACGGCAGAAATTCTCGCACAAAACTACGCACTTCCACGCGAAACACAAGACAAAGTAGCTTACGAATCTTTCAAACGTGCCTTTGATGCCACTCAAGAAGGTCGTTACAAACCATATATTATGGAAGTGAAAGACGATGAAGGGAACATGTTACAAGCTGACGAAGCAGTTCTTCTTCGTGAAGGTCTTGTAAAAAACCCTACTCGTATGGGTCGTGCAATGTTACTCTTTGACAACCCACAAATGAAATTTGACCAGTTCAAAGAAAAATACAGCAAATACTTAAAGAAATCTCATGGACCAACTCTTTCTATCTTCAATGCAAGCCCACGTTCTGATGGAGCGGCTGGTATCATTGTAGCTTCTGAAGAGGCGGCTAAAAAATTAGGTCTGACTGCAAAAGCTTATGTTAATGGTTTTAACATGCGTGGTGTGGATCCAAACCTTATGGGTCTTGGACAAGCAGAAGCAACGATTGCTCTTCTTGGTGAAACTGGTGATAAAATCGAAAACATCGACATCATCGAAATCCACGAAGCTTTTGCTGCAACAGCTGTAGCGGCTCTTGAAGAAATCAAATCTAGAACTGGTCTTGACTGGGAAAAGAAATTTGATGAGAAAAAAATCAACCCGAACGGTGGATCTATCTCCATTGGACACCCGTTTGGTGCTACTGGTGTGAGACTCCTTCACAACGCTATCATGGACTTTGAAGAAAACAAAGACGTGAAAAAAGTGTTAGTGACTGCATGTGCGCACGGTGGGATCGCAGGATCTATGATCGTAGAAAGAGCTTAA
- the ilvC gene encoding ketol-acid reductoisomerase — protein MANIYYDDSCDLNLLKGKTIAVIGYGSQGHAQAQNMKDSGLKVIIGLRDGSKSIKEAKEAGFEVYNVAEAAKKADIIQILAPDTIQADMYKAEIEPNLSEGKALVFSHGFNIHYDLITPPKNVDVYMVAPKGPGHLVRRVYTEGGGVPCLIAIYQDATGQAKARALAHASGVGGGRAGILETSFREETETDLFGEQVVLCGGVANLIMSGFETLTEAGYDPEIAYFECLHEVKLITDLIYEGGLARMRYSISDTAEYGDYISGPRIIDAGVKARMKDVLTDIQKDKGAAFAKRWMADTKAGYPEYKKLKEKNAAHPIEAVGTKLRSMMKWLAK, from the coding sequence ATGGCAAATATCTATTACGACGACAGTTGCGATCTAAATCTCCTTAAAGGTAAAACCATTGCAGTGATTGGCTACGGAAGCCAAGGTCACGCACAAGCTCAAAACATGAAAGATTCTGGTTTGAAAGTCATTATTGGACTTCGCGACGGATCTAAATCAATCAAAGAAGCCAAAGAAGCTGGATTCGAAGTGTACAATGTTGCGGAAGCTGCAAAAAAAGCAGACATCATCCAAATCCTTGCTCCTGATACAATCCAAGCTGACATGTATAAGGCGGAGATTGAACCAAACCTTAGCGAAGGGAAGGCTCTTGTATTCTCTCATGGATTTAACATCCATTACGATCTCATCACTCCTCCTAAAAACGTAGACGTGTATATGGTAGCTCCGAAAGGCCCAGGACACTTGGTTCGCCGTGTTTACACAGAAGGTGGTGGAGTTCCTTGTTTAATCGCTATCTACCAAGATGCAACTGGCCAAGCAAAAGCTCGTGCCCTTGCTCATGCAAGTGGAGTGGGCGGAGGAAGAGCTGGAATTTTAGAAACATCTTTCCGTGAAGAAACAGAAACTGACCTTTTCGGGGAACAAGTAGTTCTTTGTGGTGGTGTTGCAAACCTCATCATGAGTGGATTCGAAACACTAACAGAAGCAGGTTACGATCCTGAAATCGCTTACTTCGAATGTTTACATGAAGTGAAACTCATCACTGATTTGATTTACGAAGGTGGCCTTGCTCGTATGCGTTATTCAATCTCTGATACTGCAGAGTATGGAGATTATATCAGCGGACCACGTATCATTGATGCTGGTGTGAAAGCTCGTATGAAAGACGTTCTCACTGATATCCAAAAAGATAAAGGTGCAGCGTTCGCTAAACGTTGGATGGCGGATACAAAAGCTGGATACCCAGAATACAAAAAACTCAAAGAAAAAAATGCAGCCCACCCTATCGAAGCAGTAGGAACGAAACTACGTTCGATGATGAAGTGGCTTGCGAAGTAA